From Coffea arabica cultivar ET-39 chromosome 2e, Coffea Arabica ET-39 HiFi, whole genome shotgun sequence, the proteins below share one genomic window:
- the LOC113731522 gene encoding uncharacterized protein isoform X1, with protein MESFGAMGCGDWSSFNAIYSSTTEEADFMVRLLGNISLPNDVPNSSNVKFSSTYWPASESDVNKAVVQEDSSINSSDDTSVDADVCYSFSQGSSFSGEGSSILCPLSQIYFCNSNSIISQPIVTRNDSSVCADYAMMECKNKMDSCDHEIIRMNNILMEEGRDFLNQDVSSDCSMESGENDMPEAFSRGMILQQGKDQHEINSLASEKSLEDESDNLLESSKKRPSTPLDVHKNKRMINAKTNHQKLHPYDSKIAEGGHPMLCLQSSSSYLSEDDSNVFHESNAGVLPIPASCSDSKGAITAFNLNGKTRASRGSATDHQSLYARKRREKINERLRILQKLIPNGTKVDISTMLEEAVQYVKFLQLQIKLLSSDDLWMYAPIAYNGKNLGLDMDATLKS; from the exons ATGGAGTCATTTGGAGCCATGGGATGTGGGGATTGGAGCTCCTTCAATGCAATCTACTCCAGTACTACTGAAGAGGCTGACTTCATGGTACGGTTGCTTGGCAACATTTCACTTCCAAATGACGTGCCAAACAGTTCTAATGTCAAATTTTCCTCCACTTACTGGCCTGCAAGTGAATCAGATGTAAACAAGGCCGTGGTCCAGGAAGATTCTTCAATCAATTCTTCAGATGACACTAGTGTTGATGCTGATGTGTGCTATTCTTTTTCACAAGGGAGCAGTTTCAGTGGCGAAGGCAGCAGCATTCTTTGTCCCTTGTCACAAATCTACTTTTGCAACAGCAACAGTATTATTTCACAACCGATTGTGACGAGAAATGATAGCTCGGTCTGTGCAGATTATGCTATGATGGAGTGCAAGAACAAAATGGACTCGTGTGATCATGAGATCATTCGTATGAACAATATCTTAATGGAGGAAGGGCGTGACTTCCTAAACCAAGATGTGAGCAGTGACTGCAGCATGGAGTCTGGCGAAAACGACATGCCTGAGGCTTTTTCTCGAGGAATGATTTTGCAACAAGGAAAGGATCAGCATGAAATAAATTCTCTCGCTTCAGAAAAATCACTAGAAGATGAATCAGACAACTTATTGGAGAGTTCTAAGAAAAGACCGTCAACACCTCTAGAT GTCCACAAGAATAAGAGAATGATAAATGCGAAGACCAACCATCAAAAGCTTCATCCTTATGACAGTAAGATTGCTGAAGGTGGCCATCCCATGCTTTGCCTCCAAAGCTCGAGCAGCTACCTCTCAGAGGATGACTCCAATGTTTTTCACGAGTCTAATGCAGGAGTATTACCAATCCCAGCATCATGTTCGGACTCAAAAGGAGCAATTACAGCATTCAACTTAAATGGCAAAACAAGGGCCAGCAGGGGCTCAGCAACTGATCACCAGAGCTTATATGCCAGG aaaagaagagaaaaaataaatgagagATTGAGAATCTTGCAGAAACTTATCCCTAATGGAACAAAG GTTGACATTAGCACCATGCTTGAAGAGGCAGTCCAGTACGTGAAATTTTTGCAACTCCAAATCAAG CTCTTGAGCTCTGATGATCTATGGATGTATGCTCCCATTGCTTACAACGGAAAGAACTTGGGACTGGATATGGACGCTACTCTAAAATCCTGA
- the LOC113731522 gene encoding uncharacterized protein isoform X2, with product MESFGAMGCGDWSSFNAIYSSTTEEADFMVRLLGNISLPNDVPNSSNVKFSSTYWPASESDVNKAVVQEDSSINSSDDTSVDADVCYSFSQGSSFSGEGSSILCPLSQIYFCNSNSIISQPIVTRNDSSVCADYAMMECKNKMDSCDHEIIRMNNILMEEGRDFLNQDVSSDCSMESGENDMPEAFSRGMILQQGKDQHEINSLASEKSLEDESDNLLESSKKRPSTPLDVHKNKRMINAKTNHQKLHPYDSKIAEGGHPMLCLQSSSSYLSEDDSNVFHESNAGVLPIPASCSDSKGAITAFNLNGKTRASRGSATDHQSLYARVDISTMLEEAVQYVKFLQLQIKLLSSDDLWMYAPIAYNGKNLGLDMDATLKS from the exons ATGGAGTCATTTGGAGCCATGGGATGTGGGGATTGGAGCTCCTTCAATGCAATCTACTCCAGTACTACTGAAGAGGCTGACTTCATGGTACGGTTGCTTGGCAACATTTCACTTCCAAATGACGTGCCAAACAGTTCTAATGTCAAATTTTCCTCCACTTACTGGCCTGCAAGTGAATCAGATGTAAACAAGGCCGTGGTCCAGGAAGATTCTTCAATCAATTCTTCAGATGACACTAGTGTTGATGCTGATGTGTGCTATTCTTTTTCACAAGGGAGCAGTTTCAGTGGCGAAGGCAGCAGCATTCTTTGTCCCTTGTCACAAATCTACTTTTGCAACAGCAACAGTATTATTTCACAACCGATTGTGACGAGAAATGATAGCTCGGTCTGTGCAGATTATGCTATGATGGAGTGCAAGAACAAAATGGACTCGTGTGATCATGAGATCATTCGTATGAACAATATCTTAATGGAGGAAGGGCGTGACTTCCTAAACCAAGATGTGAGCAGTGACTGCAGCATGGAGTCTGGCGAAAACGACATGCCTGAGGCTTTTTCTCGAGGAATGATTTTGCAACAAGGAAAGGATCAGCATGAAATAAATTCTCTCGCTTCAGAAAAATCACTAGAAGATGAATCAGACAACTTATTGGAGAGTTCTAAGAAAAGACCGTCAACACCTCTAGAT GTCCACAAGAATAAGAGAATGATAAATGCGAAGACCAACCATCAAAAGCTTCATCCTTATGACAGTAAGATTGCTGAAGGTGGCCATCCCATGCTTTGCCTCCAAAGCTCGAGCAGCTACCTCTCAGAGGATGACTCCAATGTTTTTCACGAGTCTAATGCAGGAGTATTACCAATCCCAGCATCATGTTCGGACTCAAAAGGAGCAATTACAGCATTCAACTTAAATGGCAAAACAAGGGCCAGCAGGGGCTCAGCAACTGATCACCAGAGCTTATATGCCAGG GTTGACATTAGCACCATGCTTGAAGAGGCAGTCCAGTACGTGAAATTTTTGCAACTCCAAATCAAG CTCTTGAGCTCTGATGATCTATGGATGTATGCTCCCATTGCTTACAACGGAAAGAACTTGGGACTGGATATGGACGCTACTCTAAAATCCTGA
- the LOC113728683 gene encoding vacuolar-sorting receptor 3 produces the protein MGRYERSKSAILLGFLVLNLTQLVMGRFVVEKNSLRVTSPDSIKGTHDSAIGNFGIPQYGGSMSGTVVYPKENQKGCKTFSDFGSSFKPKSGAMPNFLLVDRGDCLFALKVWNAQNAGASAVLVADEVDEALITMDSPEEERSSAKYIENITIPSALIEKSFGEKLKKAISAGEMVSVNLDWREAVPHPDDRVEYELWTNSNDECGFKCDMLMNFVKDFKGAAQILEKGGYTQFTPHYITWYCPQAFTVSKQCKSQCINHGRYCAPDPEQDFSTGYDGKDVVLENLRQLCVFRVANETKKPWIWWDYVTDFQIRCPMKEKKYNKECADMVIKSLGLDLKKIEKCMGDSDADSDNSVLKEEQEAQVGKGSRGDVTILPTLVVNNRQYRGKLAKGAVLKALCAGFEETTEPAVCLSNDVETNECLDNNGGCWQDKAANLTACKDTFRGRVCECPVVNGVQFRGDGYSSCAATGPGRCKINNGGCWQDTRDGRSFSACMDHEGGKCACPPGFKGDGVKSCEDVDECKDKKACQCAECSCKNTWGSYDCSCSGDLLYIRDHDTCISKRATEVKSGWAAVWVILIGLGMAGGGGFLVYKYRWRSYMDSEIRAIMAQYMPLDSQNEVPNHVSDDRA, from the exons ATGGGCCGTTATGAAAGGTCAAAATCTGCAATCTTGCTAGGGTTTTTGGTATTGAACTTGACCCAATTAGTGATGGGTCGGTTCGTGGTGGAGAAGAACAGTTTGAGAGTGACGTCACCGGATAGTATCAAGGGTACTCATGATAGTGCCATTGGGAACTTTGGGATCCCTCAATATGGAGGGAGCATGTCTGGGACTGTTGTTTATCCAAAGGAGAATCAAAAGGGTTGCAAAACTTTCAGTGATTTTGGGTCTTCTTTTAAACCCAAGTCTGGAGCTATGCccaattttcttcttgttgatCGAGGAG ATTGCTTATTTGCTTTGAAGGTATGGAATGCCCAAAATGCCGGTGCTTCTGCAGTACTAGTTGCAGATGAGGTTGATGAAGCACTAATAACCATGGATTCACCTGAAGAGGAAAGATCTTCTGCAAAGTATATTGAGAACATAACGATACCATCTGCACTAATTGAGAAAAGTTTTGGGGAAAAGCTAAAGAAGGCAATAAGTGCAGGGGAGATGGTAAGTGTAAATCTTGATTGGAGGGAAGCTGTCCCCCACCCAGATGATCGAGTGGAGTATGAGCTGTGGACGAACAGCAATGATGAATGTGGGTTCAAATGTGATATGTTGATGAATTTTGTGAAAGATTTCAAAGGTGCTGCACAGATTCTTGAGAAAGGCGGCTATACTCAATTCACTCCTCATTATATAACTTGGTACTGTCCTCAGGCATTCACTGTAAGTAAACAGTGCAAGTCCCAGTGTATTAACCATGGGAGATACTGTGCTCCAGATCCTGAACAGGATTTCAGCACAGGTTATGATGGAAAGGATGTGGTCCTTGAGAATTTGAGACAGTTGTGTGTTTTCAGAGTGGCTAATGAGACCAAGAAGCCATGGATTTGGTGGGACTATGTAACTGACTTCCAAATTAGATGTcctatgaaagaaaagaaatacaataaggAATGTGCGGACATGGTTATTAAATCTCTCG GACTTGATTTGAAAAAGATTGAGAAGTGTATGGGAGACTCTGATGCTGATTCGGATAATTCTGTATTAAAAGAAGAACAAGAAGCTCAA GTTGGGAAAGGATCAAGAGGTGATGTGACAATTTTGCCTACGCTTGTTGTTAATAACAGGCAGTACCGAG gcaAGCTGGCGAAAGGTGCTGTTTTGAAGGCTCTTTGTGCTGGTTTTGAAGAAACTACTGAGCCAGCTGTTTGTTTGAGTAATG ATGTAGAGACAAATGAGTGCTTGGATAACAATGGTGGCTGTTGGCAAGACAAAGCAGCTAATCTTACAGCCTGCAAG gATACATTTCGAGGGAGAGTTTGTGAATGCCCTGTGGTCAATGGTGTGCAGTTTAGGGGGGATGGTTACAGCTCCTGTGCAG CAACTGGGCCCGGGCGATGCAAAATTAACAATGGAGGTTGTTGGCAGGATACTCGAGATGGACGCTCTTTCTCTGCTTGTATG GATCACGAAGGAGGAAAGTGTGCATGTCCTCCAGGATTTAAAGGCGATGGCGTGAAAAGTTGTGAAG ATGTTGATGAATGCAAAGACAAGAAAGCCTGTCAGTGTGCTGAATGTAGCTGCAAGAATACCTGGGGAAGTTATGATTGTTCATGTAGTGGGGATCTGTTGTATATCAGGGACCATGATACTTGCATAA GTAAGCGGGCTACTGAGGTCAAGTCTGGTTGGGCTGCTGTTTGGGTCATTTTGATAGGGCTGGGTATGGCAGGTGGAGGAGGATTCCTTGTCTACAAATACAGATGGAGG TCATACATGGATTCGGAGATAAGGGCTATCATGGCACAGTACATGCCCCTGGACAGCCAAAATGAGGTTCCAAATCATGTGAGTGATGATCGTGCTTGA